One genomic window of Medicago truncatula cultivar Jemalong A17 chromosome 1, MtrunA17r5.0-ANR, whole genome shotgun sequence includes the following:
- the LOC112418593 gene encoding protein FAR1-RELATED SEQUENCE 5-like — protein sequence MDKDSSTCFQIPQEYECEPNFDDELKPKIGQVFDTLDEGKKFYEKYALSVGFSVRSASSTIDKKGVKRWKYFVCSKEGYLAKKKDDKEESESTVKARRRRALTREGCNANVGFKWVGESKYEIARFHESHTHPLASPMKRPFLRTARKVNPFHKSLLHACSRANIGPSKAFHLLKEQCGGYENVGCTQRDLQNYSRDLKSLNKDSDAHVLIDYFRRKQEVNPSFYYAYEVGEEGRLKHVFWADGICRKNYSLFGDVVSFDTTYETNMYHLIFAPFTGINHHRQSITFGVGLITNEKSDSFVWLFEKFLEAMGGHKPTLIITDQDPSMKVAIEKIFDTSTHRLCMWHIMKKVSEKVGVSMNDDDEFNKSFKSCVWGSETPNEFEETWAFFMTRFELEKNKWLLHMFEIRRMWIPAYFKDTFMAGILRTTSRSESENSFYGNFLNPNVNLVEFWMRFDSAIEAQRQKELLADNNSIHSKPKLKLERGIERHARDVGV from the exons ATGGACAAAGATTCATCAACTTGTTTTCAAATTCCTCAG GAATATGAATGTGAGCCAAATTTTGACGATGAATTAAAGCCTAAGATTGGACAAGTATTTGATACATTAGATGAAGGTaaaaaattttatgaaaaatacgCACTCTCTGTCGGATTTAGTGTGCGTTCAGCATCATCGACTATAGATAAAAAAGGCGTGAAGCGTTGGAAGTATTTTGTTTGCTCGAAAGAGGGTTATTTGgcaaagaagaaggatgataaGGAGGAAAGTGAATCTACTGTCAAGGCTAGAAGAAGAAGGGCTTTAACAAGAGAAGGATGCAATGCAAATGTTGGTTTCAAATGGGTAGGGGAAAGTAAGTACGAGATAGCTCGATTTCATGAAAGCCATACCCATCCACTTGCTTCACCTATGAAGAGACCGTTTCTAAGGACTGCAAGGAAGGTTAATCCATTTCACAAAAGCTTATTACATGCATGTAGTAGAGCAAATATTGGACCTTCAAAAGCTTTCCACTTATTAAAAGAACAGTGTGGGGGTTATGAAAATGTTGGATGCACGCAGAGAGATCTTCAAAACTATTCCAGAGATTTAAAGTCTTTGAATAAAGATTCTGATGCACATGTTTTGATAGATTACTTTAGAAGAAAGCAAGAAGTTAATCCATCCTTTTATTATGCATATGAGGTAGGTGAAGAAGGCCGGCTGAAGCATGTTTTCTGGGCAGATGGTATTTGTAGGAAAAATTATTCCTTATTTGGGGATGTGGTTTCATTTGATACTACATATGAAACAAATAtgtatcatttaatttttgcaCCTTTCACCGGGATAAACCATCATCGACAATCTATTACGTTCGGAGTAGGACTTATAACAAATGAGAAAAGTGATTCATTCGTATGGTTGTTTGAAAAGTTTTTGGAAGCAATGGGTGGACATAAGCCAACTCTTATAATAACCGATCAAGATCCTTCCATGAAAGTGGCTATAGAAAAGATTTTTGATACTTCTACTCATAGATTGTGCATGTGGCATATCATGAAAAAAGTTTCTGAAAAAGTAGGTGTGTCcatgaatgatgatgatgagttcAACAAAAGTTTCAAGTCATGTGTTTGGGGTTCAGAGACACCAAATGAGTTTGAAGAGACTTGGGCATTTTTTATGACAAGGTTCGAGTTAGAAAAGAATAAGTGGTTGTTACATATGTTTGAAATTCGAAGGATGTGGATCCCAGCATACTTCAAAGACACTTTTATGGCTGGGATATTGAGAACAACATCAAGATCAGAAAGTGAGAATTCTTTTTATGGTAATTTCCTGAATCCTAATGTTAACTTGGTTGAATTTTGGATGAGGTTTGATTCAGCAATAGAAGCGCAACGACAGAAGGAGTTACTGGCTGATAATAACTCTATTCATTCTAAACCAAAACTAAAGTTGGAACGTGGTATAGAGAGGCATGCAAGAGATGT TGGCGTATAA
- the LOC25483768 gene encoding uncharacterized protein yields the protein MKLYMRKFTHQEEKLHTKKNHSVLKNNMVYWSYPPTSREIALTAAVFAIGASLFGAGAYLSFVNVAPQQARAKERSEAMRNYLRKRFGD from the coding sequence atgaaactATATATGAGAAAATTCACTcatcaagaagaaaaattacacacaaaaaaaaatcacagtgttttgaaaaataacatGGTGTATTGGTCGTATCCGCCGACGAGTAGGGAAATTGCTTTAACCGCCGCCGTGTTTGCTATCGGTGCTTCATTGTTCGGCGCCGGAGCTTATCTCTCGTTCGTTAACGTTGCTCCACAGCAGGCTCGTGCGAAAGAACGCAGTGAAGCCATGAGGAATTATCTCAGAAAGCGCTTCGGTGATTGA